From the genome of Triticum aestivum cultivar Chinese Spring chromosome 3B, IWGSC CS RefSeq v2.1, whole genome shotgun sequence, one region includes:
- the LOC123064676 gene encoding uncharacterized protein has product MALPALSFQPSTLMGLKAADSASGFPDWVFLCEEPRFSERRNETTAKCRTSEGQAVEVSFWLVDPPGVSYFTFNCPGLDPSVFHEKEPPSLVCAAAAFVVFCLSFRGSIHHFVYRAAPAGKQWLQPLPDRDRDPSSTVFRRTGFGLLPCADGEHYAVTYIDQHCLGKDSDWWFHAHVFSSETRAWSSHRLSLRHLSKSERLMCCRHGLSRQIAVAGSLGWVNLMSGIVLLCNLLDGNPVIKFIPFPESRVSFLDEDGHPELAPQYYCNVACSGDLIKFIEVEFDDPVVRTSGIGWRATVWERKISWDNWEIRSTVDVANISVDQSFSAVLPGLWCDETQKLDLKKLIFYTPLPSRRDDDLFYMVAKVNADDETAWAIAVDMERAAVEAMTQFSLGRYKYHIAMYSSCDFPKYLNMSPGADMDNPADKCSKRMSVTRLSAKQCVVQVLRTLDWLQELDQCLEIERSTDNTYRLLLQFSPVSSLCSSIRPMVKYASCNGQGEAASKAVDFCQRALEDFDLALHGSLSDPSASVEAMRSKISDVIQALDNIMQIVPSTLIPKEKMLGDASDQKRSKATSENHEKPFEAKNTVYGWLLLRLMSFHREWYQVRRRWMIASREQ; this is encoded by the exons AGCGAGGGCCAAGCCGTGGAGGTGTCCTTCTGGCTCGTCGACCCGCCGGGCGTCTCCTACTTCACCTTCAACTGCCCCGGCCTCGACCCCTCTGTCTTCCACGAGAAGGAGCCGCCCTCCCTCGTCTGCGCCGCGGCCGCCTTCGTCGTCTTCTGCCTCTCATTCAGGGGCTCCATCCACCACTTCGTCTACAGAGCCGCCCCCGCAGGGAAGCAGTGGCTGCAACCGCTCCCGGACCGGGACCGGGACCCCAGCTCCACGGTCTTCAGGAGAACGGGGTTCGGCCTCTTGCCCTGCGCCGACGGCGAGCACTACGCCGTGACCTACATCGACCAACATTGTCTTGGCAAAGATTCTGATTGGTGGTTCCATGCGCACGTCTTCTCGTCTGAAACTCGGGCGTGGAGCAGCCACAGGCTGTCGTTGCGGCACTTATCCAAGTCTGAGAGGCTCATGTGTTGTCGTCATGGCTTGTCACGGCAGATCGCTGTAGCAGGCTCACTGGGCTGGGTTAATCTCATGAGTGGTATCGTCCTTCTTTGCAACCTGTTGGACGGGAATCCTGTCATCAAATTTATCCCGTTCCCTGAATCAAGGGTTAGCTTTCTCGACGAGGATGGCCACCCTGAGCTCGCCCCTCAGTATTATTGCAATGTTGCCTGCTCCGGCGATCTCATCAAATTCATCGAGGTAGAATTTGATGACCCTGTTGTCAGGACCAGCGGTATAGGTTGGAGAGCCACTGTGTGGGAGAGGAAGATCTCCTGGGACAATTGGGAGATCCGCTCCACTGTCGATGTTGCTAACATCTCAGTTGACCAAAGTTTTTCTGCTGTATTGCCTGGGCTGTGGTGTGATGAGACCCAAAAACTGGACTTGAAGAAACTGATTTTCTATACTCCGCTGCCGAGCAGGCGTGATGACGATCTTTTTTACATGGTGGCTAAGGTGAATGCTGACGACGAGACTGCCTGGGCCATTGCAGTTGACATGGAAAGGGCAGCTGTGGAAGCAATGACCCAGTTCTCTCTTGGACGGTACAAGTACCACATTGCAATGTACTCTTCATGCGACTTCCCCAAGTACCTCAACATGTCCCCAG GGGCAGACATGGATAATCCAGCGGACAAGTGCTCTAAGCG GATGTCTGTTACCAGGTTGAGTGCAAAGCAGTGTGTGGTGCAAGTGCTGCGGACTCTAGACTGGCTTCAAGAACTTG ATCAATGCTTGGAAATTGAGAGGTCAACTGACAACACATACAGATTATTACTTCAGTTTTCTCCAGTATCATCTCTGTGTTCCAGTATCAGACCA ATGGTAAAATATGCTTCCTGTAATGGTCAAGGTGAAGCTGCATCGAAGGCTGTGGATTTTTGCCAAAG AGCTTTGGAAGATTTCGACTTGGCTCTACATGGATCACTGAGTGATCCTTCAGCATCCGTTGAAGCCATGCGTAGCAAAATCAGTGATGTCATTCAAGCTTTGGACAA CATCATGCAAATTGTGCCATCAACACTGATACCGAAAGAAAAGATGCTTGGAGATGCCAGCGACCAAAAAAGATCAAAGGCAACATCTGAAAATCATGAGAAGCCATTCGAGGCAAAGAATACAGTTTATGGGTGGCTGCTACTGAGATTGATGTCCTTTCATCGGGAGTGGTATCAAGTTCGCAGGAGATGGATGATAGCTAGCCGTGAACAATGA